The following proteins are co-located in the Flectobacillus major DSM 103 genome:
- a CDS encoding tetratricopeptide repeat protein → MEQDFEDRHEDVLHSVKRFESMLKRSESSFFDLDTYEQIVEHYMDEGKIEEAAQACDIALEQYPYSVELMLCKAELYSNLSQYDEALEVLARAELFNPSDNDIIYLRSTIYNLKGDYQAAIELLTEILEMVEEKDEVYYHIGLAYQSWSKHHNAVAAFKQAIEENMNNENALYELANSLDEIGKLEESLPYYEKFIDNDPFSQNAWYNIGIAYSKLGRFDKAAEAYEFAVAIQDDFSSAYFNLGNAYMNLSNWAKAEECYRYCLEHEDQSPEVYCCLGASIERQERFDEAIHYYQDAIKLDQLWDDGYFGVGICLCEKKRWFEAIHFLNKAITLNKHNTYYWLALADAEANLGNLVTALEAYQKAAELDPQNTEAWVKWSVLSHEQGEFDTAAELMLSAIDQLPEESELYYRASIYLIKAGKYREAFNYLETGLILNFDGHEIMFEYFKNLETQKAIYRIIEQYKKK, encoded by the coding sequence ATGGAACAAGACTTTGAAGACCGTCATGAAGATGTTCTCCATTCTGTTAAGCGTTTTGAATCAATGCTGAAACGTTCAGAGAGCTCTTTTTTCGACCTAGATACATACGAACAAATCGTAGAACACTATATGGATGAGGGCAAAATCGAAGAAGCCGCTCAGGCTTGCGATATTGCTCTTGAACAATACCCTTATTCGGTTGAATTGATGCTCTGCAAGGCTGAATTATACTCTAATCTGAGTCAATACGATGAAGCATTAGAAGTACTGGCTCGGGCAGAACTTTTCAACCCATCCGACAACGATATTATTTATCTGCGTAGTACTATCTATAACCTCAAGGGCGATTATCAGGCCGCCATCGAATTACTTACTGAGATTCTGGAAATGGTTGAGGAAAAAGACGAGGTATATTATCATATTGGACTTGCCTACCAAAGCTGGAGCAAGCATCACAATGCTGTTGCTGCTTTTAAGCAGGCTATCGAGGAAAATATGAATAACGAAAATGCCTTGTACGAACTTGCCAATAGCCTTGATGAAATCGGGAAATTAGAGGAGAGTTTGCCCTATTATGAAAAATTCATCGATAATGATCCTTTCTCACAAAATGCTTGGTATAATATTGGTATTGCTTATTCTAAATTGGGGCGTTTTGATAAAGCTGCCGAAGCCTATGAATTTGCTGTAGCGATTCAGGACGATTTTTCGTCGGCTTATTTCAATTTGGGCAATGCCTACATGAACCTAAGCAATTGGGCCAAAGCTGAAGAATGTTACCGCTATTGCCTCGAACATGAAGACCAAAGCCCAGAGGTATATTGCTGCCTTGGGGCGAGTATCGAGCGTCAAGAACGCTTTGATGAGGCTATTCACTATTACCAAGATGCTATCAAACTAGACCAACTTTGGGATGATGGCTATTTTGGCGTTGGGATTTGTTTATGTGAAAAGAAACGTTGGTTTGAGGCCATCCATTTCCTCAATAAAGCTATTACACTCAACAAACACAATACTTATTATTGGCTAGCATTGGCCGATGCCGAAGCTAATCTAGGTAATTTGGTAACAGCCCTAGAGGCTTATCAAAAGGCCGCCGAACTAGACCCCCAAAATACAGAAGCTTGGGTAAAATGGTCGGTATTGAGCCATGAACAAGGCGAGTTTGATACTGCTGCTGAACTAATGCTTTCGGCAATTGACCAGCTTCCTGAAGAGTCTGAACTCTATTATCGTGCTTCAATTTATTTGATAAAAGCTGGCAAATACCGTGAAGCCTTTAATTATTTAGAAACAGGCTTAATTCTAAACTTTGATGGACATGAAATCATGTTTGAATATTTCAAAAATTTAGAAACTCAAAAAGCTATCTATAGAATTATTGAGCAGTATAAAAAGAAATAA
- the kduI gene encoding 5-dehydro-4-deoxy-D-glucuronate isomerase: MQILHAVSPNEAKGFDTQELRNNFLVEQNFVANTIHLVYTHYDRVIIGGAMPVEEALTLPTYDNLKADYFFERREAGIINVGGDGQIEVDGTTHDLSKLDCLYIGKGSQKVVFKSIEATNPAQFFILSAPAHHAYPVRKMPKEEASPVALGSLETSNERTIYKYIHRDGIQSCQVVMGLTVLNKGSVWNTMPSHVHDRRMEAYLYFDVPEAHRVFHYMGQPQQTRHLLVANHQAIVSPPWSIHSGCGTTNYSFIWGMAGENLDFTDMDFSAIADLR, from the coding sequence ATGCAAATTCTTCACGCAGTAAGCCCCAATGAAGCAAAGGGCTTCGATACTCAAGAATTAAGAAACAATTTTTTAGTAGAACAAAATTTTGTAGCGAATACCATCCATTTGGTTTATACGCATTATGACAGGGTAATTATTGGGGGAGCTATGCCTGTAGAGGAAGCACTTACATTGCCAACTTACGACAATTTGAAGGCTGATTATTTTTTTGAAAGAAGAGAAGCTGGTATTATTAATGTTGGAGGCGATGGTCAAATAGAAGTCGATGGCACAACGCACGATTTGTCGAAATTGGACTGCCTATATATCGGAAAAGGCTCGCAGAAAGTGGTTTTCAAAAGTATTGAAGCAACAAACCCGGCACAGTTTTTTATCTTATCGGCACCAGCACATCATGCCTATCCTGTGCGTAAAATGCCTAAAGAAGAAGCTTCACCAGTAGCACTGGGTAGCCTAGAAACCTCTAACGAGCGTACAATTTATAAATACATCCATCGCGATGGTATTCAGAGCTGTCAGGTAGTGATGGGGCTAACTGTTTTGAACAAAGGAAGTGTTTGGAATACCATGCCTTCGCACGTACACGACCGCCGTATGGAGGCTTATTTGTACTTTGATGTACCCGAAGCACACCGTGTATTTCACTATATGGGACAACCTCAGCAAACACGCCACCTCTTGGTAGCCAATCACCAAGCAATTGTGTCGCCGCCGTGGTCGATTCATTCAGGTTGTGGTACTACCAACTATTCGTTTATTTGGGGAATGGCAGGTGAAAACCTAGATTTTACTGATATGGATTTCTCGGCTATTGCCGATTTAAGATAG